In Deinococcus proteolyticus MRP, a single genomic region encodes these proteins:
- a CDS encoding GreA/GreB family elongation factor: MTNPNTTKQIKLTKEGYERLEKALAQEQERLTEATRIVQEQMENSTDSEDTGLEDAKREKRQVEARIEELEDTLARATVIEGGADDGAVNLGATVVLSNETAKKEMTVKVVSAAEASVRGGDKTPRISDDSPVGRELMGRREGDAFVVNLEGGKQVKYKVKSVSY, encoded by the coding sequence GTGACCAACCCCAACACCACCAAGCAAATCAAGCTGACCAAAGAAGGCTACGAGCGTCTGGAAAAGGCGCTGGCCCAGGAGCAAGAGCGCCTGACCGAAGCTACCCGCATCGTGCAGGAGCAGATGGAGAACTCCACCGATTCGGAAGATACCGGCCTGGAAGACGCCAAGCGTGAAAAGCGCCAGGTGGAAGCCCGCATCGAGGAGCTGGAAGACACCCTGGCCCGCGCCACCGTGATTGAGGGCGGTGCAGACGACGGCGCCGTGAACCTGGGCGCCACCGTGGTGCTGAGCAACGAAACCGCCAAAAAGGAAATGACCGTGAAAGTGGTCAGCGCTGCCGAGGCCAGCGTGCGCGGGGGCGACAAGACCCCCCGCATCAGCGACGACAGCCCGGTGGGCCGCGAGCTGATGGGCCGCCGCGAGGGCGACGCCTTCGTGGTGAACCTGGAAGGCGGCAAGCAGGTCAAGTACAAAGTCAAGAGCGTCAGCTACTAG
- a CDS encoding acyl-CoA dehydrogenase family protein, giving the protein MIDFSLTDEQKQLQQLARDFARKEIMPVAEEYDRREEMPWDVIKKAHEVGLLNVAVPEHAGGLGLGMVDECIIGEELAYGCMGMFTIMMASELGITPILVGGTEEQQKRFLSPLVEKPALAAFALSEPNNGSDAAGMHTTAVLDGDEWVINGTKMWISNGGEAEVTVVFATTERGAGHKATVALVVPKDAPGFSYNKIKHKMGQRASLTSELVFENVRVPRENQLGGLGDGFKIAMKTLDKTRIPVAAGSVGVARRALDESVKYSKEREAFGKPISSFQALQFKMADMAMGIETGRLMYLKAAWLVDQGLPHGYESAIAKAYCSDMAFDAANEAIQIHGGYGYVGEYPVEKLLRDVKLNQIYEGTNEIQRVVISRSLLKD; this is encoded by the coding sequence ATGATTGATTTTTCCCTGACCGACGAACAAAAGCAGCTGCAACAGCTGGCCCGCGACTTTGCGCGCAAGGAAATCATGCCGGTGGCCGAGGAATACGACCGCCGCGAGGAAATGCCCTGGGACGTGATCAAGAAGGCACACGAGGTGGGCCTGCTGAACGTGGCCGTGCCCGAGCATGCCGGCGGCCTGGGGCTGGGCATGGTGGACGAGTGCATCATCGGTGAGGAGCTGGCCTACGGCTGCATGGGGATGTTCACCATCATGATGGCCTCCGAGCTGGGCATCACGCCCATTCTGGTGGGCGGCACCGAGGAGCAGCAAAAGCGCTTCCTGAGCCCCCTGGTCGAAAAGCCGGCGCTGGCCGCTTTCGCGCTCTCGGAACCCAACAACGGCTCCGACGCGGCGGGAATGCACACCACCGCTGTGCTCGACGGTGACGAGTGGGTCATCAACGGCACCAAGATGTGGATTTCCAACGGCGGTGAGGCCGAAGTGACGGTGGTCTTCGCCACCACCGAGCGCGGCGCCGGCCACAAGGCCACGGTGGCGCTGGTGGTCCCCAAAGACGCCCCAGGATTCAGCTACAACAAAATCAAGCACAAGATGGGCCAGCGTGCTTCCCTGACTTCCGAACTGGTCTTCGAGAACGTGCGTGTGCCCAGAGAAAACCAGCTGGGTGGCCTGGGCGACGGCTTCAAGATTGCCATGAAGACCCTGGACAAGACCCGCATTCCTGTAGCCGCCGGCTCGGTCGGCGTGGCCCGCCGCGCCCTGGACGAGTCGGTCAAGTACTCCAAGGAGCGTGAGGCGTTCGGTAAGCCCATTTCCAGTTTCCAGGCGCTGCAGTTCAAGATGGCCGACATGGCGATGGGCATCGAGACCGGCCGCCTGATGTACCTCAAGGCTGCCTGGCTGGTGGACCAGGGCCTGCCCCACGGCTACGAATCCGCTATTGCCAAGGCGTACTGCTCGGATATGGCCTTTGATGCGGCCAACGAGGCCATCCAGATTCATGGCGGCTACGGCTACGTGGGCGAGTACCCTGTGGAAAAGCTGCTGCGCGACGTCAAACTCAACCAGATTTACGAAGGCACCAACGAGATTCAGCGTGTGGTGATCAGCCGCAGCCTGCTGAAAGACTGA
- a CDS encoding class I SAM-dependent methyltransferase produces MTLPHTDWDWAATLRRAAAVRAGVAAQDTTFYRLLHTTETGGLCSLDRIGLIGVLSLYRELSAMQEAALLEALEQPLRELGLQTLYLKRRPEVASHRANTEREYLAPPEPVWGPAVAEAVAMERGVPFLFRPGGDLSVGLFADARPMREWVQAHAAGLRVLNTFAYTCGFGLSAALGGALGVKNVDLSRRVLAWGQENYALSSLSAPDEDFLYGDVFEWLRRLHKRGDRFDLLILDPPSFARRGRQTWQAEKDYAALVKAAALLLAPGGQLLAMTNHAGLPGRAFGRQVAQGLEAAGRRAAGPVRPLEPGADFPGAAHLKAGVWRLS; encoded by the coding sequence ATGACTTTGCCGCACACCGACTGGGACTGGGCCGCCACGCTCCGCCGCGCCGCTGCCGTGCGGGCCGGGGTGGCCGCCCAGGACACGACCTTTTACCGGCTGCTGCACACCACCGAAACGGGTGGGCTGTGCAGCCTGGACCGAATCGGGCTGATTGGAGTACTGAGCCTGTACCGGGAGCTGAGCGCTATGCAGGAGGCAGCGCTGTTGGAAGCACTTGAGCAGCCTCTGCGGGAGCTGGGCCTTCAGACGCTCTACCTCAAGCGCCGGCCGGAAGTGGCCAGTCACCGCGCCAACACCGAGCGGGAATATCTGGCCCCGCCGGAGCCGGTCTGGGGGCCAGCCGTGGCTGAAGCGGTGGCTATGGAGCGCGGTGTGCCGTTTCTTTTTCGGCCCGGCGGTGACCTGAGCGTCGGGCTCTTTGCGGACGCCCGGCCCATGCGCGAGTGGGTGCAGGCGCACGCAGCGGGCCTGCGGGTGCTGAACACCTTCGCTTATACCTGTGGCTTTGGCCTGAGTGCGGCGCTAGGAGGAGCGCTGGGCGTCAAGAACGTGGACCTGTCGCGCCGGGTGCTGGCCTGGGGACAGGAGAACTACGCCCTGAGCAGCCTGAGCGCCCCGGACGAGGACTTTCTGTACGGCGACGTGTTCGAGTGGCTGCGGCGGCTACATAAGCGCGGCGACCGCTTCGACCTGCTGATTCTGGACCCGCCCAGCTTTGCGCGGCGTGGCCGCCAGACCTGGCAGGCCGAAAAGGACTACGCCGCGCTGGTGAAGGCCGCCGCACTGCTGCTGGCTCCCGGCGGTCAACTGCTGGCGATGACCAACCACGCTGGCCTCCCGGGGCGGGCCTTCGGGCGGCAGGTCGCGCAGGGGCTGGAGGCGGCCGGTCGCCGCGCGGCCGGGCCGGTGAGGCCACTGGAGCCGGGCGCGGATTTTCCCGGCGCGGCGCATCTTAAAGCCGGCGTGTGGCGCCTGAGCTGA
- a CDS encoding phospho-N-acetylmuramoyl-pentapeptide-transferase → MLIAALLSWFLTGLFIQQSKKRGWGQPIRADGPQSHLAKEGTPTAGGVAFTLVTLLVWLVLFLSGQGGDMREALLVLAALGMGLVGGLDDWFKIQSRMKGSGKKELLAREKFPLQILFALIFAYLAAPYASHELVPSLGWVGDIILYTFVMVGAVNAFNFTDGLDGLLAGVAIIVLLPFIAVSPVSALLAAALLGFLWFNAHPAKVFMGDMGSHAIGAIAAGAYILYGDVWLLPIAAIIPVAAVLSVVIQVISFRTRGTRVFKMSPIQHHFELSGWPETQVTQRFWVVTGIATALVWYLLGGRP, encoded by the coding sequence ATGCTGATTGCCGCTCTGCTGTCTTGGTTTCTGACCGGTCTGTTTATTCAGCAGTCCAAGAAGCGTGGGTGGGGCCAGCCGATCCGCGCCGACGGTCCCCAGAGCCACCTTGCCAAGGAAGGCACCCCCACTGCCGGCGGCGTGGCCTTTACCCTGGTCACGCTGCTGGTCTGGCTGGTCCTTTTCCTGAGCGGGCAGGGCGGCGATATGCGCGAAGCTCTGCTGGTGCTGGCGGCCCTCGGCATGGGGCTGGTGGGCGGCCTGGACGACTGGTTCAAGATCCAGTCGCGCATGAAAGGCAGCGGCAAAAAGGAACTGCTGGCCCGCGAAAAGTTCCCCCTGCAAATCCTGTTCGCGCTCATCTTCGCCTACCTGGCCGCTCCTTACGCCAGCCATGAGCTGGTGCCTTCGCTGGGGTGGGTGGGTGACATTATCCTCTACACCTTCGTGATGGTGGGGGCCGTGAACGCCTTTAACTTCACCGATGGACTGGACGGGTTGCTGGCCGGGGTCGCCATCATCGTGCTGCTGCCGTTCATTGCGGTGTCGCCGGTCAGTGCGCTGCTGGCTGCGGCGCTGCTGGGCTTCCTGTGGTTCAACGCGCATCCCGCCAAAGTATTTATGGGTGACATGGGGTCGCACGCCATCGGGGCGATTGCGGCCGGGGCTTACATCCTGTACGGAGATGTGTGGCTGCTGCCCATCGCGGCCATCATTCCGGTGGCGGCGGTGCTGAGCGTGGTGATTCAGGTGATTTCGTTTAGGACCCGGGGCACCCGCGTGTTCAAGATGTCGCCTATTCAGCATCACTTCGAGCTGAGCGGCTGGCCCGAAACCCAGGTCACGCAGCGCTTCTGGGTGGTGACCGGCATCGCCACGGCACTGGTGTGGTATCTGCTGGGCGGCCGCCCCTGA
- a CDS encoding FAD-dependent oxidoreductase yields MSRSLLVVGGGIAGASAAYWAAQSGWRVTVVDAGQAKASEVPSALLNPVRGQSGRVPPRAAEGLAVTWALIRQLTEQGYTVPHGRTGVLRPVPDAATQARFQRNLADLPHEWWLPERAGDLASGWHAALHLPEGGWLDGAALCRALLAASGAQEVTGKVVAAAEGRARLADGRELRADALLWCGGSFGAERRLSVDASQIQSHRAGTLLTLAQAPGGQPLSFGAYLAPAAQGGVLGATFERPAAAWSPPESTLSSLAWLLDKGQRLRPLAGLDVTGSWSGTRLSGLRAGQVGASEWELSGLGSKGYLLGPLLARELVSGL; encoded by the coding sequence GTGAGCCGCAGTTTGCTGGTGGTGGGGGGCGGCATCGCCGGAGCCTCGGCGGCCTACTGGGCGGCGCAGTCCGGCTGGCGGGTGACGGTGGTGGACGCGGGCCAGGCCAAAGCCAGTGAGGTTCCTTCGGCCCTGCTCAACCCGGTGCGGGGTCAGTCCGGCCGGGTGCCGCCCCGCGCCGCCGAGGGGCTGGCAGTCACCTGGGCGCTGATACGGCAGTTGACAGAGCAGGGATATACAGTGCCGCACGGCCGGACTGGGGTACTGCGCCCAGTGCCCGACGCCGCCACCCAGGCCCGTTTTCAGCGCAATCTGGCCGACCTGCCACACGAGTGGTGGCTTCCCGAACGTGCCGGTGACCTGGCTTCTGGCTGGCATGCGGCGCTGCATTTGCCTGAAGGCGGCTGGCTGGACGGCGCCGCGCTGTGCCGGGCATTGCTGGCTGCTTCCGGCGCGCAGGAAGTGACGGGGAAAGTGGTGGCTGCCGCCGAGGGCCGCGCCCGGCTGGCGGATGGCCGTGAGCTGAGGGCGGACGCCTTGCTGTGGTGTGGAGGAAGCTTTGGTGCTGAGCGCCGTCTGAGTGTAGATGCTTCCCAAATCCAGAGTCACCGCGCCGGTACGCTGCTGACCCTGGCTCAGGCCCCAGGGGGACAGCCGCTCAGTTTCGGGGCTTATCTGGCTCCGGCGGCGCAGGGCGGCGTACTGGGGGCCACCTTCGAGCGGCCTGCCGCCGCGTGGTCGCCTCCGGAGTCCACGCTTTCCTCATTGGCTTGGCTGCTGGACAAAGGGCAGCGCCTGCGTCCACTGGCTGGGCTGGATGTGACCGGCAGTTGGAGCGGCACCCGCCTCAGTGGGCTGCGGGCCGGGCAGGTGGGTGCCAGTGAATGGGAGCTGAGTGGCCTGGGCAGCAAGGGCTACCTGCTGGGGCCGCTGCTGGCGCGTGAGCTGGTCAGTGGCCTTTAG
- the mnmD gene encoding tRNA (5-methylaminomethyl-2-thiouridine)(34)-methyltransferase MnmD has protein sequence MSSERPTAHELGVADLQPTADGSLTLQSRRFGQTYGSAHGAETQARHVFVEGTGVAGCPRARVLEIGFGVGQNLRATLAARGRRPLDYLAYEYDPVSAEVLTHLTGGEESRAAGAGHPVWQELLLAWPPPAGGELTIGVQEQRLRVRRLDVLEAELPRGWADAVYLDGFSPQANPELWSDEFLARVAGALAPGGVLATYSAAGQVRRALLAAGLHVEKRPGPPGKREFLRAVRPAEVQQ, from the coding sequence ATGTCATCTGAGCGGCCCACCGCCCACGAGCTGGGTGTTGCCGACCTGCAACCTACTGCCGACGGTTCGCTGACCCTGCAAAGCCGCCGCTTCGGGCAAACCTACGGCTCGGCGCATGGAGCCGAAACCCAGGCGCGGCATGTGTTTGTCGAGGGGACTGGCGTAGCGGGCTGCCCACGTGCCCGCGTCCTGGAAATCGGTTTCGGTGTAGGGCAGAACCTGCGGGCCACCCTGGCAGCGCGGGGAAGGCGGCCGCTGGACTACCTCGCCTATGAATACGACCCGGTATCTGCCGAGGTGCTGACTCATCTGACCGGGGGAGAAGAGAGCCGGGCAGCCGGTGCGGGCCATCCCGTGTGGCAGGAACTGCTGCTGGCCTGGCCGCCGCCGGCCGGCGGTGAGCTGACCATCGGGGTGCAGGAGCAGCGGCTGCGGGTGCGCCGGCTGGACGTCCTGGAAGCCGAGCTGCCGCGTGGTTGGGCCGACGCCGTATATCTGGACGGCTTCTCACCGCAGGCCAATCCCGAGCTGTGGTCGGACGAGTTCCTGGCGCGAGTGGCGGGGGCGCTGGCTCCGGGGGGCGTGCTGGCCACCTATTCGGCAGCTGGGCAGGTACGCCGCGCCCTGCTGGCCGCCGGCCTGCACGTGGAAAAACGGCCCGGCCCACCGGGTAAGCGCGAGTTCCTGCGTGCGGTGCGGCCTGCGGAGGTGCAGCAGTGA
- a CDS encoding YsnF/AvaK domain-containing protein produces MTDNLKPGERHLEAVGDQADMTAQGERGAERDLRTEAAGLLADQTDRLVLYEERARVDVVRESRGAVTVRKVVTEREEMVPVTLRSEYLEILVHEGAGRVRMGDQELQPGQTYQVELSTERASVHKEIVPISEVSFEKRAVSEEVQQTVTLRREVLDVEDPQNLVANRSELEGDLR; encoded by the coding sequence ATGACTGACAACCTGAAACCAGGCGAACGCCACTTGGAAGCCGTGGGTGACCAAGCAGATATGACGGCCCAGGGCGAGCGGGGTGCTGAGCGCGACCTGCGCACCGAAGCGGCTGGGCTGCTGGCCGACCAGACCGACCGCCTAGTGCTGTACGAGGAGCGCGCCCGTGTAGATGTGGTGCGTGAATCGCGCGGTGCCGTGACCGTCCGCAAAGTCGTGACCGAGCGTGAGGAAATGGTGCCGGTGACCCTGCGCTCCGAGTATCTGGAAATTCTGGTGCATGAGGGCGCTGGCCGTGTGCGGATGGGCGACCAGGAGCTGCAACCCGGCCAGACCTACCAGGTTGAACTGAGCACCGAGCGGGCCAGTGTGCATAAGGAAATCGTGCCCATCAGCGAAGTGTCCTTCGAGAAGCGGGCGGTTTCTGAAGAAGTGCAGCAGACCGTAACCCTGCGCCGCGAAGTGCTGGACGTTGAAGACCCCCAGAATCTGGTCGCCAACCGTAGCGAGCTGGAAGGCGACCTGCGCTAG
- a CDS encoding PRC and DUF2382 domain-containing protein, which produces MTNMINDQLVRLSDLSRDDQMTFFNDSDVFNPIGATAYGANGEKIGSVRDALVVANTGAIRFLIVDAGGWFSSKEVLVPVGHARIDDSGVYFDSLTKDQVGAMQEYRYGEAYTDDQYTEDQFVADERVLRGNMDEEQYRQQAYATPDRLQLLEERLTVNKERFKAGSVRIGKHVETRQEQVEVPLQREEVVITRHEVTDGRAVQGARLGEGQQTMQVDLEAERANIGKETFVTEEVEIGKRAVTETQTVTETVGREVLDVDRDGQIDVDSDLNRRS; this is translated from the coding sequence ATGACGAACATGATTAACGACCAGCTGGTGCGCCTGTCCGACCTGAGTCGCGATGACCAAATGACCTTCTTCAACGACAGCGATGTCTTCAACCCCATCGGTGCTACCGCTTACGGCGCCAACGGCGAGAAGATCGGCAGCGTGCGTGACGCCCTGGTTGTGGCCAACACCGGCGCCATCCGCTTCCTGATCGTGGACGCTGGCGGCTGGTTCAGCAGCAAGGAAGTTCTGGTGCCCGTGGGCCACGCCCGCATCGACGACAGCGGCGTGTACTTCGACAGCCTGACCAAGGACCAGGTTGGCGCCATGCAGGAGTACCGCTACGGCGAAGCCTACACCGACGACCAGTACACCGAAGACCAGTTCGTTGCCGACGAGCGCGTGCTGCGCGGCAACATGGACGAAGAACAGTACCGTCAGCAGGCTTACGCCACCCCTGACCGTCTGCAGCTGCTCGAAGAGCGCCTGACCGTCAACAAGGAGCGCTTCAAGGCTGGTAGCGTGCGTATCGGCAAGCACGTGGAAACCCGTCAGGAGCAGGTTGAAGTGCCCCTGCAGCGTGAAGAAGTGGTTATCACCCGTCACGAAGTGACCGATGGCCGCGCTGTGCAGGGCGCCCGCCTGGGCGAAGGCCAGCAGACCATGCAGGTGGATCTGGAAGCCGAGCGTGCCAACATCGGCAAGGAAACCTTCGTCACCGAGGAAGTCGAAATCGGCAAGCGTGCCGTGACCGAAACCCAGACCGTGACCGAAACCGTGGGCCGCGAAGTGCTGGACGTGGACCGCGACGGCCAGATCGACGTTGACAGCGATCTGAACCGCCGTTCCTAA
- a CDS encoding NUDIX hydrolase: MPPPLLLVWTAVQDAQGRVLLARRCGARVADGLWNLPGGAVEPGEDLRAAALREVREEVGLELDPAQLSSLGVSSFDSFAGTANAAGEVGSAVRGAAFFFRARARQGEPRPLDKTDAVQWADLAQLPSGCLPWLPEALRLHLLQGARLTQQRGAGQAVQWTVLF, encoded by the coding sequence ATGCCCCCACCGCTTCTGCTCGTGTGGACCGCTGTGCAGGACGCTCAGGGCCGAGTCCTGCTGGCTCGGCGCTGCGGTGCGCGCGTGGCCGACGGGCTATGGAACCTGCCCGGCGGCGCTGTGGAGCCCGGCGAGGACCTGCGGGCCGCCGCCTTACGCGAAGTCCGCGAGGAAGTGGGGCTGGAGCTGGACCCGGCGCAGCTGAGCAGCCTGGGTGTCAGTTCCTTTGACTCCTTTGCTGGAACTGCAAATGCCGCCGGGGAAGTGGGTTCGGCAGTGCGGGGCGCCGCGTTTTTTTTCCGGGCGCGGGCCCGGCAGGGTGAACCCCGGCCACTGGACAAAACGGACGCCGTGCAGTGGGCCGACCTGGCGCAGTTGCCGTCCGGGTGCTTGCCCTGGCTTCCGGAAGCCCTACGGCTACATCTGCTGCAGGGAGCGCGGCTGACCCAGCAGCGGGGAGCAGGGCAAGCAGTGCAGTGGACTGTCCTGTTCTGA